From a single Alkalihalophilus pseudofirmus genomic region:
- a CDS encoding cryptochrome/photolyase family protein, with amino-acid sequence MGNNDTLKAVWFRRDFRLHDHTALNHAIEAIEQQSGKWLAFFYLAPQTASVEPVHHDYFFQTVMHFKRTLKANDGDLYIITGTIEDALSKLLQAFPEIDAVYANDDRVGDGRLRDEAAEHFLTKQSIPFYTFEDAYLTEPDQVLKKDGTPYKVFTPYYKAWAKERKRTPAVIKRDVLLGSVHKGTAPDREAETLFNNLIKKCSYDWSAIGEEHAIKRLQMFTKKRLSGYKANRDFPSITGTSQLSPYIKTGAVSSRTIYYHILNAEADSYSAETFLKELAWRDFYRMVHFYEPDCKDREIMEGYRELKWSQNQDDLTSWIRGETGFPIVDAGMRQLSKEGWMHNRLRMITASFLTKDLLIDWRLGERYFERMLIDYDPSSNIGGWQWAASVGTDAVPYFRIFNPVTQSKRFDENGTYIRTYIPELNHVPDQYIHEPWKMSEEEQVKYKCRLDEDYPLPIVDHSKQRKKALSFFKGDDEE; translated from the coding sequence TTGGGGAATAACGATACACTTAAAGCAGTTTGGTTTCGGAGAGACTTTAGACTGCATGATCATACGGCATTAAATCATGCAATAGAGGCGATTGAACAACAGAGTGGCAAGTGGCTGGCCTTTTTCTATTTAGCTCCTCAAACAGCATCAGTTGAGCCGGTTCATCACGATTACTTTTTTCAAACCGTCATGCATTTTAAACGAACCCTTAAAGCAAATGATGGAGATCTCTACATTATTACGGGTACAATTGAAGACGCACTTTCTAAATTGCTCCAAGCTTTTCCTGAAATAGATGCCGTGTATGCAAACGATGATCGTGTAGGGGATGGAAGGCTAAGAGATGAAGCGGCAGAACATTTCCTTACTAAACAATCGATACCCTTCTATACATTTGAGGATGCTTATTTAACAGAGCCTGATCAAGTATTAAAAAAAGACGGCACTCCTTACAAAGTATTTACCCCATATTATAAGGCTTGGGCAAAAGAAAGGAAGCGTACCCCGGCTGTTATTAAGAGAGATGTGTTGTTAGGTTCAGTTCATAAAGGTACTGCACCCGACCGGGAGGCGGAAACTTTATTTAACAACCTAATAAAGAAATGCAGCTATGATTGGTCTGCCATAGGCGAGGAGCATGCAATAAAGAGACTTCAAATGTTTACGAAAAAAAGGCTCTCAGGCTATAAGGCGAATCGTGATTTTCCAAGTATAACCGGGACCAGCCAGCTTTCACCATATATAAAAACTGGCGCCGTGTCTAGTAGAACTATTTATTATCATATTTTAAATGCTGAAGCAGATTCCTATAGTGCCGAAACATTTTTAAAAGAGTTAGCATGGAGAGATTTTTATCGTATGGTTCATTTTTACGAGCCAGATTGTAAAGACCGTGAAATAATGGAGGGGTACCGAGAGTTGAAGTGGAGTCAAAATCAAGACGATTTAACTTCATGGATACGTGGAGAAACTGGCTTTCCGATAGTAGATGCGGGGATGAGGCAATTGTCGAAAGAAGGCTGGATGCATAATCGGCTTAGAATGATCACTGCCTCGTTTCTTACCAAAGATTTGTTAATTGATTGGCGGTTGGGGGAGCGGTATTTTGAACGCATGCTGATTGATTACGATCCTTCTTCTAATATCGGAGGCTGGCAATGGGCCGCCTCAGTAGGGACGGATGCTGTACCTTATTTTAGAATCTTTAATCCTGTTACTCAATCAAAACGATTTGATGAGAATGGTACCTATATACGGACCTATATCCCTGAGCTTAATCATGTGCCTGATCAATATATTCATGAGCCGTGGAAAATGAGTGAAGAAGAACAAGTCAAGTATAAATGCAGGCTAGATGAGGATTATCCTCTGCCTATCGTTGACCACAGTAAGCAAAGGAAGAAAGCTTTATCGTTTTTTAAAGGTGACGATGAGGAATGA
- the pyc gene encoding pyruvate carboxylase translates to MNGLNNIKKVLVANRGEIAIRIFRACTELHIRTVAIYSKEDAGAYHRYKADEAYLVGEGKKPIDAYLDIENIIEVAKLHDVDAIHPGYGFLSENIDFATRCKEEGIIFIGPELEHLIMFGDKVQARTQAVKANLPVIPGSDGPVLSLEEVEKFGEDHGYPFIIKASLGGGGRGMRIVRSKSEMKESYERAKSEAKSAFGNDEVYVEKFIENPKHIEVQILADKHGSTVHLYDRDCSVQRRHQKVVEIAPSVSLDIELRERICAAAVQLMENVNYLNAGTVEFLVTDTGEFYFIEVNPRVQVEHTITEMVTGIDIVQSQLLIADGEQLHSAKVGIPAQEEIVCNGFAIQSRVTTEDPSNGFMPDTGRINAYRTGGGFGVRLDAGNGFQGAVITPYYDSLLVKVSTWALTFESAAAKMLRNLKEFRIRGIKTNIAFLENVVQHPRFLNGEYNTSFIDTTPELFVFPKRKDRGTKMLSFIGETIVNGYPGLEKAKKPILDKPQVPKLKLTEPIPDGTKQILDKEGPEALAKWVKEQKDVLLTDTTFRDAHQSLLATRVRTHDLKQIAEPTARMLPNLFSMEMWGGATFDVAMRFLHEDPWERLITLRKQAPNVLFQMLLRASNAVGYKNYPDNVIEEFVAKSSNAGIDVFRIFDSLNWVPGMTLAIDSVRNNNKIAEAAMCYTGDILDSSRPKYDLVYYKNLAKELEQAGAHILGIKDMAGLLKPEAAYQLISTLKETVDIPIHLHTHDTSGNGLFMYAKAIEAGVDIVDVAVSSMAGLTSQPSANSLYYALSHSERKPNVDIKALEQLGEFWDGTRKYYAGFESGMNAPHTEVYEHEMPGGQYSNLQQQAKAVGLAARWNEVKKMYRTVNDMFGDVVKVTPSSKVVGDMALYMVQNNLTEEDIYNKGESLDFPDSVVELFEGQLGQPYQGFPEKLQKIILKGRKPIEGRPSENMEPVDFQEIKEKLFKQLDRQVTSHDMLSYALYPKVFTEFEAFRNQFGDVSVLDTLTFFYGMRLGEEIEVEIEKGKTLIVKLVSLSKPQDDGTRIVYFELNGQPREVVIKDMNVASTTVARPKVDKDNPNQIGASMPGTVVKTLVQKGDKVQKGDHLMITEAMKMETTVQASFDGEVKEVFVSDGDPILTGDLLIELV, encoded by the coding sequence ATGAATGGTTTAAACAACATTAAAAAGGTCTTAGTAGCTAACCGAGGAGAAATTGCAATTCGTATATTCCGTGCTTGTACTGAATTACATATTCGTACGGTCGCAATCTACTCAAAAGAAGATGCGGGTGCTTACCACAGATATAAAGCGGATGAAGCCTATTTGGTTGGAGAAGGTAAAAAGCCAATCGATGCCTATTTAGATATCGAAAACATCATCGAAGTGGCTAAGTTACATGATGTAGATGCAATTCACCCTGGATACGGATTTCTATCAGAGAACATTGACTTTGCTACTCGCTGTAAAGAAGAAGGTATTATCTTTATCGGTCCTGAACTTGAACATCTCATTATGTTTGGAGATAAGGTACAGGCTAGAACCCAGGCTGTAAAAGCAAATCTACCTGTCATTCCTGGAAGTGACGGGCCTGTATTAAGCCTTGAGGAAGTGGAGAAATTTGGAGAGGATCACGGCTACCCGTTTATTATTAAAGCTTCTTTAGGCGGCGGCGGACGTGGGATGAGAATTGTCCGTTCAAAGTCTGAAATGAAGGAATCGTACGAGCGTGCAAAATCAGAAGCTAAATCTGCTTTTGGTAACGACGAGGTTTATGTAGAGAAATTTATTGAAAACCCTAAACATATTGAAGTACAGATCTTAGCAGATAAACATGGTTCTACGGTGCATCTATATGATCGCGATTGTTCCGTACAAAGACGTCATCAAAAAGTAGTTGAAATTGCACCGAGTGTTTCATTAGATATAGAACTGCGCGAACGAATTTGTGCTGCGGCTGTACAATTGATGGAAAATGTGAACTATTTAAATGCAGGTACGGTTGAGTTTCTTGTAACTGATACGGGAGAGTTTTATTTTATTGAAGTGAACCCTAGAGTACAGGTAGAGCATACCATTACCGAAATGGTCACAGGTATTGACATTGTACAATCACAGCTTTTGATTGCTGACGGCGAGCAGCTGCACAGTGCAAAGGTTGGAATACCAGCTCAAGAAGAAATCGTTTGTAATGGTTTTGCTATACAGTCTCGAGTAACAACTGAAGATCCAAGTAACGGATTTATGCCTGATACTGGCCGTATTAATGCCTATCGTACGGGTGGAGGGTTCGGTGTTCGACTTGATGCTGGAAACGGATTCCAAGGAGCGGTTATCACTCCTTACTATGATTCCTTGTTAGTGAAAGTATCGACTTGGGCTTTAACATTTGAAAGCGCCGCAGCGAAAATGCTTCGTAACCTAAAAGAATTCCGAATCCGCGGTATTAAAACGAATATTGCGTTTTTAGAGAATGTGGTTCAACACCCTCGTTTTCTAAACGGTGAATATAATACATCATTCATTGATACGACACCAGAATTATTCGTTTTCCCTAAGCGAAAAGATCGTGGTACCAAAATGCTTTCGTTTATTGGAGAAACGATTGTAAATGGTTATCCAGGACTTGAAAAAGCCAAAAAACCAATTTTAGATAAGCCGCAAGTGCCAAAACTGAAATTGACAGAGCCTATCCCGGACGGAACAAAGCAAATCTTAGATAAGGAAGGACCTGAAGCCTTAGCGAAATGGGTTAAAGAACAAAAAGACGTCCTTCTTACTGATACCACTTTCCGTGATGCTCATCAGTCATTACTTGCAACCCGAGTGAGAACACATGATCTTAAGCAAATCGCAGAGCCAACAGCTCGTATGCTTCCAAACTTATTCTCAATGGAGATGTGGGGCGGAGCTACATTTGATGTTGCGATGCGCTTCTTGCATGAGGACCCTTGGGAGCGTTTAATTACGCTGCGTAAGCAAGCACCAAATGTCCTCTTTCAAATGTTGCTTCGTGCATCAAACGCGGTAGGATACAAGAATTACCCGGATAACGTTATTGAAGAGTTCGTAGCAAAATCAAGCAATGCCGGCATTGATGTATTCCGTATCTTTGACAGTTTAAACTGGGTGCCAGGTATGACTTTAGCCATTGATTCTGTGCGAAATAACAACAAAATTGCTGAAGCTGCCATGTGTTATACAGGAGATATTCTCGATTCGTCAAGACCAAAATATGATCTTGTCTACTACAAAAATCTAGCTAAAGAGTTAGAGCAAGCAGGTGCGCATATTTTAGGAATTAAAGATATGGCAGGATTATTAAAGCCTGAAGCAGCATATCAATTGATCTCTACCCTTAAAGAAACGGTCGATATCCCTATTCACCTGCATACTCATGATACAAGCGGCAACGGACTATTTATGTATGCCAAAGCGATTGAGGCAGGCGTAGATATCGTCGATGTAGCTGTAAGTTCTATGGCTGGCCTTACATCTCAGCCAAGTGCAAACAGCTTGTACTATGCACTAAGTCACTCAGAGCGCAAGCCGAATGTAGACATTAAAGCCTTAGAGCAGTTAGGCGAGTTCTGGGATGGGACTAGAAAATATTATGCTGGTTTTGAAAGCGGCATGAACGCTCCTCATACGGAAGTATATGAGCATGAAATGCCAGGGGGACAATACAGCAACCTTCAGCAGCAAGCAAAAGCAGTAGGACTAGCTGCTCGCTGGAATGAAGTAAAGAAAATGTATCGTACGGTTAATGATATGTTTGGAGATGTTGTGAAAGTAACACCTTCTTCTAAAGTAGTAGGGGATATGGCATTATACATGGTTCAAAATAACTTGACTGAAGAAGACATCTACAATAAAGGAGAGTCACTTGACTTCCCAGATTCTGTGGTTGAATTATTTGAAGGTCAGTTAGGCCAGCCGTATCAAGGTTTCCCTGAGAAACTCCAAAAGATTATCTTAAAAGGCCGCAAGCCGATTGAAGGCCGCCCTAGTGAAAATATGGAGCCTGTCGATTTCCAAGAAATTAAGGAAAAATTATTTAAGCAGCTTGATCGTCAAGTGACAAGCCATGATATGCTTTCTTATGCACTTTATCCAAAGGTGTTTACTGAGTTTGAGGCATTTAGAAATCAATTTGGCGATGTCTCAGTTCTTGATACACTGACTTTCTTCTACGGCATGAGGCTCGGAGAAGAAATAGAAGTGGAGATCGAGAAAGGAAAAACATTAATTGTGAAATTGGTTTCCCTTTCAAAACCACAAGACGATGGAACACGAATTGTCTATTTCGAATTAAATGGCCAGCCGCGTGAAGTGGTTATTAAAGATATGAATGTGGCAAGTACGACTGTAGCAAGACCGAAAGTTGATAAAGACAATCCTAATCAAATTGGGGCTTCCATGCCAGGTACAGTTGTAAAAACATTAGTACAAAAAGGCGATAAAGTACAAAAAGGCGACCATCTCATGATTACAGAAGCAATGAAGATGGAGACGACGGTTCAAGCCTCATTTGATGGAGAAGTAAAAGAAGTATTTGTAAGTGATGGAGACCCAATCTTAACTGGTGATTTGCTCATTGAATTAGTATAA
- a CDS encoding YlaN family protein, with translation MVNKHNERAYALLKSDAEKIQQLIEVQMENLTMPQCPLYEEVLDTQMFGLSREIDFAIRLELVREEEGKQLLNELERKLAALHEASLRK, from the coding sequence ATGGTCAATAAGCATAATGAACGAGCGTATGCCCTTCTAAAATCCGATGCTGAGAAGATCCAACAGCTTATCGAAGTGCAAATGGAAAATTTAACGATGCCACAGTGTCCTCTTTATGAAGAGGTTTTAGATACACAGATGTTTGGTTTGTCTAGAGAAATTGACTTTGCCATTCGCCTTGAGCTTGTTAGGGAAGAAGAAGGTAAACAGCTGTTAAATGAATTAGAACGTAAGTTAGCAGCCCTTCACGAAGCATCATTACGCAAATAA